Proteins found in one Lysinibacillus fusiformis genomic segment:
- a CDS encoding UvrD-helicase domain-containing protein, which yields MEISDKDYELVENILLNNKSEFNTLQREFIELFENKTIIAGPGAGKTTSLAAKIVILLKNLNSSESRAGVCIITHTNVAVNEINNALIKAGIGKIDHPHFIGTINEFFNRFCVLPLFKYTCNHNNLVFDKEHPNDLEFYKSFLSVERSFMSEDVKGKIAFRMHNSNLIFNINDKCLDISNTTNWHLFEKYKDLLLEAKLTRKSQGFLTHDDTFLFSTFFLQNLKFKEILRNRFKYIFLDEFQDTPPEGKVLLDELFKTQNNIYQLIGDPYQTISFDHPMPSINESEVFRINITNRFGNQITEHLNTILPQSEMKSISGKESLSPIILLYKNEEDIYPAYQAIIKEYEEINFRFRENNKKDKVLVLIKTWSNRIKKGVNYKEKNLKKNKSINSELKTLVIEFVVGKLATNGEKISTINNWISKHPKMLSLHTLLINIIKNGIDDDNKIQLCKLINQFLTENGVDNIGLDDNIYGNIENIIKNQRTPEVLSDETDDIFTIHSVKGETLRSVLLVDFGRKPFTKVLLHKYGIIDDDSYRYTDQNLLYVAMSRVTDLFVFAMAENDWTTEIAEVFQKNWAIKRV from the coding sequence ATGGAAATTAGTGATAAAGACTACGAACTTGTCGAAAATATATTACTAAATAATAAAAGTGAATTTAATACCTTACAAAGAGAATTCATCGAATTATTCGAAAATAAAACAATTATTGCTGGACCAGGTGCTGGAAAAACAACCTCATTAGCTGCAAAAATTGTAATTTTACTTAAAAACTTAAATTCGTCTGAGAGCAGGGCTGGCGTATGCATCATTACACATACAAATGTAGCAGTAAATGAAATTAATAATGCATTAATTAAAGCTGGTATAGGAAAAATCGATCATCCACATTTTATAGGTACAATTAATGAATTCTTTAACCGTTTTTGTGTATTACCTCTCTTCAAATATACTTGTAATCACAATAATTTAGTTTTTGATAAAGAGCATCCAAATGACTTAGAATTTTATAAATCCTTTTTAAGTGTAGAAAGGAGTTTTATGAGTGAAGATGTAAAAGGTAAGATCGCTTTTAGAATGCATAATAGTAATTTGATTTTTAATATAAATGATAAATGTTTAGATATATCTAATACAACTAATTGGCATTTATTTGAAAAGTATAAAGATTTGCTGTTAGAGGCCAAGCTAACCAGAAAATCACAGGGGTTTCTTACTCATGATGATACTTTCTTATTTTCCACATTTTTTTTACAAAATTTAAAATTTAAAGAAATTCTTAGAAATAGATTTAAATATATTTTTTTAGACGAGTTCCAAGATACGCCTCCTGAAGGAAAAGTATTACTGGACGAATTATTTAAAACTCAAAATAATATCTATCAATTAATAGGTGATCCCTATCAGACAATCTCCTTTGATCATCCTATGCCTTCAATAAATGAAAGCGAAGTATTTAGAATAAATATTACGAATCGTTTTGGAAATCAAATTACTGAACACTTAAATACAATATTACCTCAATCAGAAATGAAATCAATTTCAGGTAAAGAATCTCTTTCCCCCATTATTTTACTGTATAAAAATGAGGAAGATATATACCCTGCATATCAAGCAATAATTAAAGAATACGAAGAAATTAATTTTAGATTTAGAGAGAATAATAAAAAAGATAAAGTACTTGTTTTAATCAAAACCTGGTCAAACAGAATAAAAAAAGGAGTTAATTATAAAGAAAAAAATTTAAAGAAAAATAAATCAATCAACTCTGAATTAAAGACTTTAGTTATTGAGTTTGTAGTTGGGAAATTAGCTACTAATGGGGAAAAAATATCTACTATAAATAACTGGATAAGTAAACATCCAAAGATGTTATCGCTTCACACATTGCTAATTAATATTATAAAAAATGGTATAGACGATGATAATAAAATTCAACTATGTAAATTAATTAATCAATTTTTAACAGAAAACGGAGTAGACAATATTGGGTTAGATGACAATATCTACGGTAATATAGAAAATATTATTAAGAATCAAAGAACGCCTGAAGTGTTATCAGATGAAACAGATGATATTTTTACTATACACTCTGTAAAAGGAGAAACACTTCGTTCAGTCTTGTTAGTAGACTTTGGTAGAAAACCATTTACAAAAGTTCTTCTACATAAATATGGTATTATTGATGATGATTCTTATAGATATACAGATCAAAATTTACTATATGTAGCTATGAGTAGAGTTACCGATTTGTTCGTATTTGCAATGGCTGAAAATGATTGGACCACCGAAATAGCAGAAGTTTTCCAAAAAAATTGGGCAATCAAAAGAGTATAG
- a CDS encoding ATP-dependent nuclease, protein MYLHSLRLWNWRKYGVGDNGECGIEIKFNSGLNIIVGENDAGKTAIIDAIKLVLSTNNQEINWISDLDFHQDSSNLKIECLFRDLSTDEESFFYEWLSLTPDKTELRLILEAEFYEDLNKQKRIRKSLKAGPENLEKSMEDTVRQLLSVTYLKPLRDAATELSPGKRSRIAQVVKNLSNFTDNSPEQTHIISSFEKAFDELKDVLKEPVLKKIGLKVDYFFDDNNKKEPEIRNREMSFVEILRKLELNLGEIGTGLGSSNLLFMAIELLLLSESEVGPKIALIEEVEAHIHPQAQLRIIKHFEQNSKDSGIQYIFTSHSTVLASSISLESIIFIYNKKAFSMKKGSTKLAQGDYEFLERFLDATKANMFFAQGVIFVEGDAENLLLPAISEVIDLPLHRYGVSIINVGNLAFKRYSSIFLREDDNNQMNFPVSIITDLDLKPVEFYTEPCYLEITSDINTSIANYFECDAQEELEDIYITSNEIITKSKSLYSKHISDKLDPDSFKKRIAEIETQIIELLSTLQPNFNDYKQKIETKIKTSFFDNIEKTKVYITKPWTLEHTFAKSKLGDEFENVLLDSHYSLDSYKTQQKKLFEEISDKSIRATAVYNFLLEKKVSKSIVAQNFAKYLLENKTTIKDILLEDEDIRNIINAIKHVTGEEVNGN, encoded by the coding sequence ATGTATTTACATAGTTTAAGATTATGGAACTGGAGAAAATATGGAGTAGGTGATAATGGTGAATGTGGTATTGAAATTAAGTTTAATAGTGGCCTAAACATAATTGTAGGTGAAAATGATGCTGGTAAAACAGCGATAATTGATGCAATTAAATTAGTTCTCTCTACAAACAACCAAGAAATCAACTGGATTTCCGATCTAGATTTTCATCAAGATAGTTCAAACTTAAAAATAGAATGCTTATTCCGTGATTTAAGCACTGACGAAGAATCGTTCTTTTATGAATGGTTATCATTAACTCCTGATAAAACAGAACTAAGATTAATATTAGAAGCAGAATTTTACGAAGACCTTAATAAACAAAAAAGAATAAGAAAATCTCTCAAAGCTGGTCCTGAAAACTTAGAAAAAAGCATGGAAGATACAGTTCGACAGTTATTATCAGTTACATATTTAAAACCTTTAAGAGATGCAGCAACTGAATTGAGCCCAGGGAAACGTTCAAGAATAGCTCAAGTGGTTAAAAACTTAAGCAACTTTACTGACAATAGTCCTGAGCAAACCCATATTATAAGTAGTTTTGAAAAAGCATTTGATGAATTAAAAGATGTATTAAAAGAGCCTGTATTAAAAAAGATTGGTTTAAAAGTTGATTATTTTTTTGATGATAACAATAAAAAAGAACCTGAAATTAGAAATAGAGAAATGAGCTTTGTAGAAATTTTAAGAAAACTCGAATTGAATTTAGGCGAAATAGGGACTGGATTAGGAAGCTCTAACCTTTTGTTCATGGCAATTGAATTATTATTGCTAAGTGAATCAGAAGTAGGGCCAAAAATTGCACTGATTGAAGAAGTAGAGGCTCATATCCATCCCCAAGCTCAGTTACGTATTATTAAGCACTTTGAACAAAACTCTAAAGACTCAGGTATTCAATATATTTTCACCTCACATAGTACAGTTTTAGCTTCTTCTATTTCACTTGAAAGTATTATTTTTATATATAACAAGAAGGCTTTCTCCATGAAAAAAGGTTCTACTAAATTAGCTCAAGGAGATTATGAATTTTTAGAACGATTTTTAGATGCTACCAAAGCAAATATGTTTTTTGCACAAGGAGTTATTTTTGTTGAAGGAGATGCAGAAAATTTACTTCTACCAGCTATATCAGAAGTTATTGATCTTCCTCTACATAGATATGGGGTCTCAATAATTAATGTTGGAAATTTAGCATTTAAGAGATATTCATCAATATTTTTGAGAGAAGATGATAATAATCAGATGAACTTTCCTGTTTCAATTATCACAGATTTAGATTTAAAACCTGTGGAATTTTATACAGAACCATGCTATCTAGAAATAACAAGTGATATAAACACTTCAATAGCTAATTATTTTGAGTGTGATGCACAAGAAGAACTCGAAGATATTTATATTACTTCAAATGAAATCATAACCAAGTCAAAATCCTTATACAGTAAGCATATTAGTGATAAATTAGATCCTGATTCATTTAAAAAAAGGATAGCCGAGATAGAAACTCAGATTATTGAACTATTAAGTACATTACAACCTAATTTTAATGATTATAAACAAAAAATAGAAACAAAAATTAAAACTAGTTTTTTTGATAATATAGAAAAAACTAAAGTTTATATAACCAAACCTTGGACTTTAGAACATACATTCGCAAAAAGTAAACTTGGAGATGAATTTGAAAATGTATTGTTGGATTCACATTATTCATTGGATTCCTATAAAACACAACAAAAGAAGCTCTTTGAAGAAATATCTGATAAGTCTATACGAGCAACAGCAGTTTATAATTTCTTATTAGAAAAAAAAGTTTCAAAATCTATTGTTGCTCAAAACTTTGCTAAATATTTATTAGAAAATAAAACTACAATAAAAGATATATTATTAGAGGATGAAGATATAAGAAATATTATTAATGCAATAAAACATGTGACAGGAGAAGAGGTAAATGGAAATTAG
- a CDS encoding site-specific integrase, whose protein sequence is MLRNDKKNENLDIIYISNKLIEEQKEIFESLESAEKIINSEFENDVWVCPVGHLYMGYYLNFDFSLTEDISVGKIKNEILKYKMKFWVCDLLVNLSLSEAITIFRNFKQALYMTDGFKENKVRAYIKYIEFSGITSGAKWKKIHSTLSFLVFSNLNIDHEIVKLLSNYKKRIRIKASIRKLPPSKYLLMFKFYLDKFFEEESVKNQQHSTITKSYILFYPILIWWNLTSIIPVRPSEFCSLSRDCLKQTDEKYFIKINRIKHRENKVQNHQEISISKDLYELINNYIQITNQFGNTKTLISYWSIIWADPIYFRKKKSYKEYFNLHNLRNLINRFYNEIINTRYEDNIENENRVRPNDTRHLSFISLMLQGVSPVEIARLGGHSTIESQYHYSSHVEYWIDSEVFKLVNNLNYSLQNQETYEITPSLIKNKVTTTKKEDWDNLSVPGYCIDVNKRCQTENCMLCDYWRIPINELEDNSNIFEEISKDKKEKIHEIVFFIMELHRQILSEGSFEMNPWIKNKLKTYSGTLIKEINHLAQINSIILKGIEPSDNEKR, encoded by the coding sequence ATGTTAAGAAATGATAAAAAAAATGAAAATTTAGATATAATATATATTAGTAATAAATTGATTGAGGAACAAAAAGAAATATTTGAAAGTCTTGAATCTGCAGAGAAAATTATTAATAGTGAATTTGAGAATGATGTATGGGTTTGTCCTGTAGGTCATTTATATATGGGATATTATCTTAATTTTGATTTTTCATTAACTGAAGATATTAGTGTAGGGAAAATCAAAAACGAAATTTTGAAATATAAAATGAAGTTTTGGGTTTGTGATTTGTTAGTTAATTTATCGCTTTCTGAAGCAATAACTATATTTAGAAATTTTAAACAAGCACTATATATGACCGATGGTTTTAAAGAAAATAAAGTAAGAGCATATATTAAATATATCGAATTTTCAGGTATTACATCTGGAGCAAAGTGGAAAAAAATTCATTCAACACTTTCATTTCTAGTATTCTCTAATTTAAATATTGATCATGAAATAGTCAAATTATTATCCAATTACAAAAAACGAATCAGGATAAAAGCTTCAATAAGAAAATTACCGCCTTCGAAATATCTATTAATGTTTAAGTTTTATTTAGATAAATTCTTCGAGGAAGAATCTGTTAAAAATCAGCAACATAGCACAATTACTAAATCTTATATACTATTTTATCCGATTTTAATTTGGTGGAATCTAACCAGTATCATCCCTGTTAGACCTTCAGAATTTTGCTCACTTAGTAGGGATTGTTTAAAACAAACTGATGAAAAATATTTCATTAAAATTAATAGAATTAAACATAGAGAAAATAAAGTCCAAAATCATCAAGAAATATCTATTTCAAAAGACCTTTATGAATTAATAAATAACTATATACAAATAACAAATCAATTTGGAAATACTAAGACTCTAATTTCATATTGGTCAATTATATGGGCTGACCCAATTTATTTTAGAAAGAAAAAAAGCTATAAAGAATATTTTAATCTTCACAATTTAAGAAATTTAATAAACAGATTTTATAATGAGATAATCAATACAAGATATGAAGATAATATTGAAAATGAAAACAGAGTACGGCCAAACGATACTAGACATCTATCATTTATTTCATTAATGCTTCAAGGAGTTTCACCAGTAGAAATTGCGAGACTTGGTGGTCATTCAACTATTGAATCTCAATACCATTATTCTTCTCATGTTGAATATTGGATAGATTCTGAGGTTTTTAAATTAGTAAATAATTTGAATTACAGCTTGCAAAACCAAGAAACATATGAAATAACACCATCACTAATTAAAAATAAAGTAACGACAACCAAAAAGGAGGACTGGGATAATTTAAGTGTCCCTGGATACTGTATAGATGTAAATAAACGTTGCCAGACTGAGAATTGTATGCTTTGTGATTATTGGCGTATTCCAATAAATGAACTAGAAGATAATAGTAATATATTTGAAGAAATAAGTAAGGATAAAAAAGAAAAAATACACGAAATAGTTTTTTTTATAATGGAACTTCATAGACAAATTTTAAGCGAAGGTTCTTTTGAAATGAACCCATGGATTAAAAATAAATTAAAGACATATTCAGGAACTTTAATCAAAGAGATAAATCACTTAGCACAAATAAATTCTATAATTTTGAAAGGAATTGAACCTAGTGACAACGAAAAGAGGTAG